From the genome of Hominilimicola fabiformis:
CAATGACCGTGACTATGCGTCAAAAGCAAGGGAAGATGGCTACAAGAATATTATCAAATACGGAGTGGCATTTAAAGGTAAAATGTGCTATGCGATTGTAGAATCATAATAGGATGATTTTATGATTAAGGAGGAATTCTATTTGGCAAAGGAAAAAGACGAAATAACCGTTCATTCAAGTGCGGCGGAGTATCTGACTTATGTTGCATCTGTAGGAGACCAAGCTGATAGCATTGAGATGCGTTACGAGAATGAGAATATATGGTTGACACAGAAAATGATGGCAACATTATATGATATAGATGTTCGCACAATAAACTATCATATAAAAAAGATTTTTAGTGATAGTGAATTGCAGGAGAATTCAGTTATCCAAAAATTTCGGATAACTGCTGCAGACGGAAAAACTTATAATACAAATCACTACTCATTAGAGATGATTATAGCAGTAGGATTTAAGGTTAATTCTGAACGTGCCGTACAGTTTAGAAAATGGGTTAATCAAATAGCAAAAGATTACACTATCAAAGGTTGGGTTATGGATGATGAAAGGTTAAAGCGTGGAACATATCTAACAGAAAAGTATTTTGATGAACAGTTAGAACGTATTCGTGAAATACGAGCAAGCGAAAGAAAGTTTTATCAGAAAATCACTGACCTTTATGCAACGGCGATAGATTATGATAGAAATTCGGCAACAACCAAGAGGTTTTATGCAACAGTTCAGAATAAAATGCATTATGCCGTTCATGGACATACAGCGGCTGAATTGATTGTAGAAAGGGCAGACCATACAAAAGAGCATATGGGATTAACTACATGGGCAGATTCACCGAATGGAAAGATTAAGAAAAGCGATGTTATAATTGCCAAGAATTATTTGAGTCAAGATGAGATGAGGCAATTAAATCGTATGGTTACGGCATACTTAGATTTTGCAGAAAGTATGACATTAAGACATATTCCGCTGACAATGCAAGATTGGGAGAAACGTCTTAATAGTTTCGTTGAGATGTTTGAATATGGAATTTTAAAGGACGCAGGTAAAGTGTCTGCTGAGATTGCAAAGCTTCATGCAGAAACTGAATTTGAAAAGTATAGAATCATTCAAGATAGATTGTTCATGTCGGATTATGATAAATATTTATTGGAATTAGAGGAAAATGCAAAGAAGTAGTTTCACGATTTTGAGATAAAATAAATATTTAAAAGAATATGGCTACACCCCCTACTCACGGTAAGAGAGGGGGGTGCGGACATATTCTTGGACTCCTAAAGGAGTAAAATAAATGTATACAAAAGAACAGAAAGAGCGAGCGTTGAAGGAATTTGAACGATTGGGATCAGTACAAGCAGTAGTAACACTTCTTGGTTATCCATCAAGGCATACCTTGTATGAGTGGTACAGAAAGAAAATAGCAGACATTACCGATTATCATGGTTCACTTGATAAAGAATATATAATCAAACAAAAATATATTAATAAACCAAATCATCCGCGCAATCCTGATACAAGTTTAAAATTAGATGTAATTAAACGTTGCTTTTCTCTTGGTGAAGGTGTAGAATATGTATCAAGAGATATTGGTTACAGTCGTGCCAGTATATATTCATGGTACCGCAAATATAAGAAATTTGGAGTGGCAGGTCTTATGTCATCTAAGAAACAAATAAAAAGAGAAAATATAGATTTTAATATAGAACCTTCCGAGCAACAGGATATCTCAGAATTGCAGGATCAAATCAAACAATTACAAATGGAAGTAGATATACTAAAAGAAGCTTTAGGTTTATTAAAAAAAGATCAAGGCATCAATATGATGAAACTGAAAAATCATGAAAAAGTAGTGGTTATTGATGCCGTTGAAGATAAGTATCCACTGCAGCAGCGTTTAAAATGTCTATGTATGGCGAAAAGTAGTTACTATTATCAGAAGTCTGTGATGAAACGCCCTGACAAATATGCAAAAATCCGTGTACAAATAAAAATGATTTTTCAAAAAAACAGAAATTGCTATGGATATAGACGTATTTACGAAGAACTCAAGAAAATAGGTGTTACTGTTTCAGAGAAAATTGTACGACGTATTATGAAAGAAGAAAATTTAACAGTACCAATAAAACGTATAAAAAAATATAGCTCATATAAAGGCGAAATCACACCGGAGGTAGACAATATAATTAATAGGGATTTTCACGCAGAACGTCCTAATACAAAATGGTTAACCGATATAACCGAATTTGCCATTCCTGCCGGGAAGGTATATTTGTCTCCGATTATTGATTGTTTTGATGGTATGGTTGTAAAATGGAATATCAGAACAACTCCGGATTCTATCTTGGTCAACAAAATGCTCGAAGATGCTATTAGCACATTGGCACCATATGAACATCCTCTTGTACATACGGATAGAGGGTGCCATTATCGATGGTCCGGATGGATAGAACAGATGCGAGTTGCCGGGCTAACACGGTCTATGTCAAAAAAGGCTGTTCACCTGATAATGCAGCTTGCGAAGGATTTTTCGGTAGATTAAAAAATGAAATGTTTTATGGACGTTCATGGATAGGTGTCACGATGGATGATTTCATAAATGAGCTTAACAGCTATATTAATTGGTATAACACAAAACGAATAAAAAAATCTCTCGGTTATATGAGCCCGGTAGAGTACAGACATAGCCTTGGATTATCAGCATAAAATAGTCCAAGAATATGTCCGCACCCCCCTCTCCACGGTAATAGAATCAGATTAAAAATACCAATACTGCCATCATCGCAGTATTGGTATTTTTTTTGTTTCTTATAAAAAAATAATAAATAGTATTTTGACAATTGATTAAAACGAAGTTTGAAATATAGGCAAATCTTTTTTCGTGTTTAGATTTTCTTAATCCGCATATTTCTTGAAATTTTCAGCCTGCTCAAGAACTTCTTTGTAAACATCATCAATGGTTACCGGAGGATATCCAAATTCATCTAACAAAAGAATCAAATCAACTTGTAGGTTTGCCTTAATATCATCACGGGCAGACCAATCGGTATAGCGTGACTTATCATCAACAATCAGCTTTATCCTCTTGGATAATTCAATCATTTTATCGTCCGGATATTCAAACTCATACTTCTTAGCAACTGTTTTCAAAATATCATAGAAAGCCTTTTCTTCATAATCTACGCCCATATTCTTGAATGAGTTCTTTTCTGTTTTCAGTTCAGACAACAACTGTGCAAGTTGCTCTGCAACATCATCAAGGACTTCGTTGGCATACGCTTCATCACGACGTCGGTTATTATACTCATCAACAACTTTCTTGAGTCTGTCTGCAAATTCCACACCCATAATTTTATTAACTTTCTTAAACTCGTCAATCGCCTGAGAAAGAAGTCTTTGAAGTATCTTGATTTTCGTATTCGGCAACTGAATAGCATTTATCTTATCCATATACTCATCGCTGAAAATATCCACCGATATATGCTTTCCGGTTTCAAATAATTCCTCAATGCCATCAGACTGAATTGCACCCTCAAGCATTTTGCGGACACGAGCGTTCATCTGCTCAATATCCGGTGCATCGCCTTTTGTCAACTTGAAAAGGATAGAACGGACAGCACAATAAAAATGGATATAATCTTTATCTTCATCAGAGAATTTCTCACTTGAACTACAAAGGTTAAATGCCTGTTTCATTCTCTTGACTGCTGCCATAAATCTTCTTTCCAGTTCTTCAGACAACTGCACATACTCAACCGCACGGTTCAGGCAGGCAAGCTGTTCGGTAGGCGAACCATTGAAGAAATCACTGCTGTTAAAGTTATGGAACATCTGACCAAGAACTTCTAACTGGTCTTTTACAATCGTGATAGACTGCTCCACACCTTCAAATTCTTCGCTCTCAAAATTTGTATATTTCTTGAGGGCAGTGTTCATGTTTTTTTTGATACCTATGTAGTCAACAATCAAGCCTTTATCCTTGCCCTCGCATACACGATTTACACGGGAAATCGTCTGAATAAGGGTATGCTGCTGAATAGGCTTATCAATGTAAATCGTATCAAGCTCCGGCACATCAAAACCAGTCAGCCACATATCTACAACAATGGCAATCTTAAAGTTTGACTTCGGATTTTTGAACTGACGGTCAAATTCTTTCCTATCCTCTTTTGTGCCAAGCATATCAAAGAGGTCTTTTTCATCATCTTTATTACGAGTCATAACCAACTTAATTTTTTCCATTGGCTTCAACTCTTTTTTATCTTTTTCACTCAGAACAACCCCGTCATCACAAATCTTCTTTTCTGCCCATTCCGGTCTGAGTTCCTTTACTATTTTATAGAAATCGTATGCTATATTTCGGTTGGAACATACAAACATTGCTTTGCCTGCTACAGTTGCACCTTCTGCCACACGGGTTTCATAATGTTTGATAAAGTCCTCCGCAACAGCACGAAGTCTGTCAGGGTCGCCAATAATAACCTCCATTTTGGCAACTGCCTTCTGGCTTTCTTCTACTTGATGTTCATTTGCTCCCTCAAGCTCACACTGTGCATAATATTCTTCAATCTGTCTTACCTTGTCCTGATTAAGCATAACCTTAGCTGCACGACCATCGTAAACAAGATTAACTGTAATACCGTCCTTAACAGCTTCCGTCATTGTATATGCGTCTACAACACCACCAAAGACTTCGATTGTTCCATCAACCGGAGTTCCGGTAAATCCAACATAAGTTGCATTTGGTAAAGAGTCGTGCAGATACTTGGCAAAGCCATAGGTTTTCTGAACACCTGACTCTGTAATCTTAACCTTTTGGTCGAGATTGATTTGGCTTCTGTGTGCTTCATCAGAAATACAAATAACGTTCGTTCTGTCTGTAAGAAGCTGCAAATCCTCTGTAAATTTCTGAATGGTAGTCAGATAAACACCGCCACTCTCTCGTCCCTGAAGCTCCTCACGAAGTTTCTCACGGGACTCAATACTTACAACAGTTTCATCTCCGATATATTTCTTTGAACCTACAAACTGTTTGGAAAGCTGGTCATCAAGGTCTGTTCTGTCCGTAATAATAAGAATAGTCGGAGAAGAAAAGTATTTGCTTTTCATCAGCATACGGGTAAGGAAAAGCATTGTATAACTCTTGCCGCAGCCTGTCGCTCCGAAGTATGTACCACCTTTACCATCTCCTTCAGGGCGAAGATGAGCCTTGATATTCTCATACAATTTATTTGCCGCAAAGAACTGTGGATAACGGCACACTATCTTCAAATCCTTATCTGAGTTATCCGGAAAATAAATAAAATCTTTGATAACTTCAAGTAAACGGTCTTTTCGGAAAAGTCCTTTTACCATTGTCACAAGGGAATTGATACCGTCCAGTTCTTTATCGTCTGAGTTTATCTTTCTCCACGCATAGAAGAAATCATACGGGCTGAAGAAAGAACCATATTTATTATTTGCTCCGTCACTGATAACAACAAACGCATTATATTTAAAAATCTCCGGAATATCTCTACGGTAACGAATTGTAAGCTGCTTATATGCGTCCATTATGGTCGTATTCTCTTGTACCGCACTCTTAAATTCAAGAACAACAACAGGAATACCATTTACGAACACAATGCCATCCGGAATACGCAACTGATTATTTACGCCTTCAATTTCAAACTGATTAACCACTTTGAAAATATTGTTTTCGGGAGTGTCGAAATCAATAAGTTCAATATAGAGGTCTTTCTGCGTTCTATCCTCACGATTAAGAATAAATCCATCGCAGAGCAACTTAAATACAGCTTTGTTTGCTTCATAAATCGTACCGGAAATATTACGCAGCATTAGAATGACACTATCCACCTCACTCGGTGTAATACCGTCTTTCGCATACCGATTATAGAGGTATTGCTTCAGGTCGTCCGTAAGCAGAACCTCTGTCCTTTCTCTGTGTATCTGGTCGCCACTGACATAGGTGTACCCCTCGTCTTTGAACAACTCCATTATTGACATTTCCAATGCGTGTTCATTAAAATTTGCCATTGCGTTCACTCCTTTTATACGCTCTGTGTTTTATAAAATATCAGCAAAATATCTGTTCTTCTCTTTAGTAAATACAACTTGTGACGGGAATAAATTTTCTCCCATATTCGCCATTCCAATAGCCGTATATGTCCAATCACTCAATTCTTCCGGCAAGCGATAGCAAATCGGATTGCCATCATTTGAAATTGTAATCAACGGAATACCCAATTTATCCATTCCAACAGATAAAACCATTTCCGTTTGACTGCCTTCAGCAATTTCAAGAACAGGTTGCTTCGTAATATCAAAATAAACTTTCGCTCCACGACGGTTTAGGAAATACTCCTCATCATTTTTATCAATAAAGTCTATCGGTAATTTGCTTCGCCTGCGGTTAAAATAATCAGATAACTGCTGACAAACATATCCATTAAAATATTCGCCCTGCATTTCAAGTTTCTCATTGATAATCTGTTCTTTGTTCTCAAAATGAGTCATATAGCCAAGTAGTCCTATAAAGCATACCAAGTCATCGGAATAAATTCCTGCATACGACTTATACCAAACATTATCCCATTCGCAAATTATCTTATATAACCTTTTATATAAGTCCAGTTGAGTTTCATTAAGCTGAAACCATTTTGCATTTAACAGTTTTTTCTCTACTCCCTCTGCAATGGAATGATAGTGCAATTCATCACACAAGGCTTTTAACAGCTTTGAAATGATACCCGCCATCATATCCGCCATACGCAAGCCGCAATTATCTTTTGAATTTCCCTCTGTTACATTAGACAGCCCTATTTCACACGCAGCCTGCATTGTTCTACTGGCTTCGT
Proteins encoded in this window:
- a CDS encoding virulence RhuM family protein; the encoded protein is MAKEKDEITVHSSAAEYLTYVASVGDQADSIEMRYENENIWLTQKMMATLYDIDVRTINYHIKKIFSDSELQENSVIQKFRITAADGKTYNTNHYSLEMIIAVGFKVNSERAVQFRKWVNQIAKDYTIKGWVMDDERLKRGTYLTEKYFDEQLERIREIRASERKFYQKITDLYATAIDYDRNSATTKRFYATVQNKMHYAVHGHTAAELIVERADHTKEHMGLTTWADSPNGKIKKSDVIIAKNYLSQDEMRQLNRMVTAYLDFAESMTLRHIPLTMQDWEKRLNSFVEMFEYGILKDAGKVSAEIAKLHAETEFEKYRIIQDRLFMSDYDKYLLELEENAKK
- a CDS encoding IS3 family transposase, encoding MYTKEQKERALKEFERLGSVQAVVTLLGYPSRHTLYEWYRKKIADITDYHGSLDKEYIIKQKYINKPNHPRNPDTSLKLDVIKRCFSLGEGVEYVSRDIGYSRASIYSWYRKYKKFGVAGLMSSKKQIKRENIDFNIEPSEQQDISELQDQIKQLQMEVDILKEALGLLKKDQGINMMKLKNHEKVVVIDAVEDKYPLQQRLKCLCMAKSSYYYQKSVMKRPDKYAKIRVQIKMIFQKNRNCYGYRRIYEELKKIGVTVSEKIVRRIMKEENLTVPIKRIKKYSSYKGEITPEVDNIINRDFHAERPNTKWLTDITEFAIPAGKVYLSPIIDCFDGMVVKWNIRTTPDSILVNKMLEDAISTLAPYEHPLVHTDRGCHYRWSGWIEQMRVAGLTRSMSKKAVHLIMQLAKDFSVD
- a CDS encoding IS3 family transposase; protein product: MDRTDASCRANTVYVKKGCSPDNAACEGFFGRLKNEMFYGRSWIGVTMDDFINELNSYINWYNTKRIKKSLGYMSPVEYRHSLGLSA
- a CDS encoding type I restriction endonuclease subunit R yields the protein MANFNEHALEMSIMELFKDEGYTYVSGDQIHRERTEVLLTDDLKQYLYNRYAKDGITPSEVDSVILMLRNISGTIYEANKAVFKLLCDGFILNREDRTQKDLYIELIDFDTPENNIFKVVNQFEIEGVNNQLRIPDGIVFVNGIPVVVLEFKSAVQENTTIMDAYKQLTIRYRRDIPEIFKYNAFVVISDGANNKYGSFFSPYDFFYAWRKINSDDKELDGINSLVTMVKGLFRKDRLLEVIKDFIYFPDNSDKDLKIVCRYPQFFAANKLYENIKAHLRPEGDGKGGTYFGATGCGKSYTMLFLTRMLMKSKYFSSPTILIITDRTDLDDQLSKQFVGSKKYIGDETVVSIESREKLREELQGRESGGVYLTTIQKFTEDLQLLTDRTNVICISDEAHRSQINLDQKVKITESGVQKTYGFAKYLHDSLPNATYVGFTGTPVDGTIEVFGGVVDAYTMTEAVKDGITVNLVYDGRAAKVMLNQDKVRQIEEYYAQCELEGANEHQVEESQKAVAKMEVIIGDPDRLRAVAEDFIKHYETRVAEGATVAGKAMFVCSNRNIAYDFYKIVKELRPEWAEKKICDDGVVLSEKDKKELKPMEKIKLVMTRNKDDEKDLFDMLGTKEDRKEFDRQFKNPKSNFKIAIVVDMWLTGFDVPELDTIYIDKPIQQHTLIQTISRVNRVCEGKDKGLIVDYIGIKKNMNTALKKYTNFESEEFEGVEQSITIVKDQLEVLGQMFHNFNSSDFFNGSPTEQLACLNRAVEYVQLSEELERRFMAAVKRMKQAFNLCSSSEKFSDEDKDYIHFYCAVRSILFKLTKGDAPDIEQMNARVRKMLEGAIQSDGIEELFETGKHISVDIFSDEYMDKINAIQLPNTKIKILQRLLSQAIDEFKKVNKIMGVEFADRLKKVVDEYNNRRRDEAYANEVLDDVAEQLAQLLSELKTEKNSFKNMGVDYEEKAFYDILKTVAKKYEFEYPDDKMIELSKRIKLIVDDKSRYTDWSARDDIKANLQVDLILLLDEFGYPPVTIDDVYKEVLEQAENFKKYAD
- a CDS encoding DUF3800 domain-containing protein, with the translated sequence MDTYKFYYDESEHSRKINYNTVTAPNYYDNFVTVVVGWAKEKEKEVFKKYEDFENKYADRKDGNGELKSTTLKQKKFECGFASLDKTNTQFIMDFLSIFDESTKLYFSVASKIEYLVLQLFIGYQNNFIIDADAVKYSITKALVAYRPQNVIQSIYDDNSKEFVEELKRFFRERIECNRSNMSLKEQENEAFENILHILDNNSAIPEFQWDYRMPFSGFAKYLQEEQIKNYALVLDKEGEKNEASRTMQAACEIGLSNVTEGNSKDNCGLRMADMMAGIISKLLKALCDELHYHSIAEGVEKKLLNAKWFQLNETQLDLYKRLYKIICEWDNVWYKSYAGIYSDDLVCFIGLLGYMTHFENKEQIINEKLEMQGEYFNGYVCQQLSDYFNRRRSKLPIDFIDKNDEEYFLNRRGAKVYFDITKQPVLEIAEGSQTEMVLSVGMDKLGIPLITISNDGNPICYRLPEELSDWTYTAIGMANMGENLFPSQVVFTKEKNRYFADIL